From a region of the Panicum virgatum strain AP13 chromosome 2K, P.virgatum_v5, whole genome shotgun sequence genome:
- the LOC120665761 gene encoding probable serine/threonine-protein kinase CST isoform X2 yields the protein MQNSQLSSAFPREPTLEFLKHITEDFSSEREVGRGGFGVVYKGILQSGQQVTVKKLVRTTGIHDRRFQNEVGNLLMLEHKNIVKLLGSCYHAEKKLVEVNGRFVFSDVPEKFLCYEYLSNGSLDNYIYGESSRLDWPMRFKIIIGICSGLHFLHEERREAIVHLNLRPSNILLDDNMVPKIVDFGLSRLFGEEQTRILTQNVVGWIGYIAPEYNYRGEVSVKSDIYSLGVLILEIVTGLEKDLNAEDISSRLFIDNVFENWTNKSHIESKYPTLEEKYLQQVKRCIELGLNCMEIDPKNRPTAGSILAKLEEINDEARIPEIMEKKLQPISAFPREPKLQFVEGITGNFSNEREIGRGSFGVVYKGVLQSGEVAAVKRLLVVSQINQDKQFENEVRSLIDVNHTNIVQLIGYCYEIQRKLKQSNGKYVFTDTREMILCYEYLPRGSLDKYLYGESDELNWNMSFKIILGICRGLRFLHGLQRPIIHMDLKPSNILLDDNLMPKIADFGLSRLFGEEQTHAITSNVLGSRGYMAPEYYYRGEVSTKSDIFSLGILIIEIVTGLKIDSNTEDISSNNLIDNVRKNWTKMPQIASKYPGLEAICLQQVKRCIDVGLTCVSSNPKERPSVQVIIDRLSGGSSYPSNS from the exons ATGCAGAACTCACAACTTTCAAGTGCATTTCCAAGGGAACCAACACTAGAATTTCTAAAACACATCACAGAAGACTTCTCAAGTGAACGAGAGGTCGGGCGTGGTGGATTCGGTGTGGTTTACAAG GGCATACTTCAAAGTGGACAACAGGTTACTGTGAAGAAGCTTGTGCGAACAACAGGAATTCATGACAGACGGTTTCAGAATGAGGTTGGCAATCTCCTGATGCTGGAGCACAAAAATATCGTCAAGCTACTTGGTTCTTGCTACCACGCAGAAAAGAAATTGGTGGAGGTAAATGGCAGATTTGTTTTCTCAGATGTCCCGGAAAAGTTTCTCTGCTATGAGTATCTCTCTAATGGCAGCCTTGACAACTACATCTATG GTGAATCCTCCCGACTTGattggcccatgcgcttcaaaATAATAATAGGGATATGCAGTGGCTTACATTTTCTACATGAGGAGCGACGTGAGGCCATCGTACACTTAAACCTCAGGCCGAGCAATATATTGTTGGATGATAATATGGTGCCCAAAATTGTAGATTTTGGCTTGTCCAGATTGTTCGGCGAAGAACAAACCAGGATTCTCACCCAAAACGTGGTGGGATGGAT AGGATACATAGCCCCAGAATATAACTACAGAGGCGAAGTCTCAGTGAAGTCAGACATATACAGTTTGGGTGTTCTTATTCTCGAGATAGTGACAGGATTGGAGAAGGACCTCAATGCTGAAGACATTTCTTCGAGGTTATTTATTGATAAT GTATTTGAAAATTGGACGAATAAGTCGCATATAGAATCAAAGTATCCAACACTGGAAGAAAAGTACCTGCAACAGGTAAAAAGATGCATTGAACTTGGATTAAACTGCATGGAAATTGATCCAAAGAACAGACCAACTGCGGGATCAATACTTGCTAAACTGGAAG AAATAAATGATGAAGCTAGAATACCTGAAATCATGGAGAAGAAGCTGCAACCAATAAGTGCATTCCCAAGAGAACCAAAACTGCAATTTGTAGAAGGTATCACAGGGAACTTCTCCAATGAACGAGAAATTGGAAGAGGTTCTTTTGGGGTAGTTTATAAG GGAGTGCTCCAAAGTGGAGAAGTTGCTGCAGTAAAGAGGCTTTTGGTAGTTTCACAAATTAATCAGGATAAACAATTTGAGAATGAAGTACGCAGTCTGATCGATGTCAACCATACTAACATAGTGCAGTTAATTGGGTATTGTTATGAAATACAGCGGAAACTGAAGCAATCCAATGGAAAATATGTTTTTACAGACACACGAGAAATGATACTCTGCTATGAGTATTTGCCTAGAGGAAGCCTCGACAAGTATCTTTATG GTGAATCTGATGAACTTAATTGGAACATGAGCTTCAAAATAATACTGGGGATTTGTCGGGGTTTACGGTTCTTACATGGACTGCAAAGGCCCATAATTCATATGGATCTCAAACCTAGCAACATATTGTTGGATGATAATTTAATGCCAAAAATTGCCGATTTTGGTTTATCTAGGCTCTTTGGTGAAGAGCAAACTCATGCAATCACTTCAAATGTTTTGGGATCAAG AGGATACATGGCTCCGGAGTATTATTACAGAGGTGAAGTGTCAACTAAATCAGACATTTTCAGTCTGGGTATTCTAATAATCGAGATAGTAACTGGGCTAAAAATCGATTCTAACACTGAAGACATCTCATCTAACAACCTTATCGACAAT GTACGTAAAAATTGGACAAAAATGCCACAGATAGCATCCAAGTACCCAGGCTTAGAAGCAATCTGCCTCCAACAAGTTAAAAGATGCATCGATGTTGGGTTAACTTGTGTGAGCTC
- the LOC120665761 gene encoding cysteine-rich receptor-like protein kinase 17 isoform X3 produces the protein MQNSQLSSAFPREPTLEFLKHITEDFSSEREVGRGGFGVVYKGILQSGQQVTVKKLVRTTGIHDRRFQNEVGNLLMLEHKNIVKLLGSCYHAEKKLVEVNGRFVFSDVPEKFLCYEYLSNGSLDNYIYGESSRLDWPMRFKIIIGICSGLHFLHEERHFGLSRLFGEEQTRILTQNVVGWIGYIAPEYNYRGEVSVKSDIYSLGVLILEIVTGLEKDLNAEDISSRLFIDNVFENWTNKSHIESKYPTLEEKYLQQVKRCIELGLNCMEIDPKNRPTAGSILAKLEEINDEARIPEIMEKKLQPISAFPREPKLQFVEGITGNFSNEREIGRGSFGVVYKQGVLQSGEVAAVKRLLVVSQINQDKQFENEVRSLIDVNHTNIVQLIGYCYEIQRKLKQSNGKYVFTDTREMILCYEYLPRGSLDKYLYGESDELNWNMSFKIILGICRGLRFLHGLQRPIIHMDLKPSNILLDDNLMPKIADFGLSRLFGEEQTHAITSNVLGSRGYMAPEYYYRGEVSTKSDIFSLGILIIEIVTGLKIDSNTEDISSNNLIDNVRKNWTKMPQIASKYPGLEAICLQQVKRCIDVGLTCVSSNPKERPSVQVIIDRLSGGSSYPSNS, from the exons ATGCAGAACTCACAACTTTCAAGTGCATTTCCAAGGGAACCAACACTAGAATTTCTAAAACACATCACAGAAGACTTCTCAAGTGAACGAGAGGTCGGGCGTGGTGGATTCGGTGTGGTTTACAAG GGCATACTTCAAAGTGGACAACAGGTTACTGTGAAGAAGCTTGTGCGAACAACAGGAATTCATGACAGACGGTTTCAGAATGAGGTTGGCAATCTCCTGATGCTGGAGCACAAAAATATCGTCAAGCTACTTGGTTCTTGCTACCACGCAGAAAAGAAATTGGTGGAGGTAAATGGCAGATTTGTTTTCTCAGATGTCCCGGAAAAGTTTCTCTGCTATGAGTATCTCTCTAATGGCAGCCTTGACAACTACATCTATG GTGAATCCTCCCGACTTGattggcccatgcgcttcaaaATAATAATAGGGATATGCAGTGGCTTACATTTTCTACATGAGGAGCGAC ATTTTGGCTTGTCCAGATTGTTCGGCGAAGAACAAACCAGGATTCTCACCCAAAACGTGGTGGGATGGAT AGGATACATAGCCCCAGAATATAACTACAGAGGCGAAGTCTCAGTGAAGTCAGACATATACAGTTTGGGTGTTCTTATTCTCGAGATAGTGACAGGATTGGAGAAGGACCTCAATGCTGAAGACATTTCTTCGAGGTTATTTATTGATAAT GTATTTGAAAATTGGACGAATAAGTCGCATATAGAATCAAAGTATCCAACACTGGAAGAAAAGTACCTGCAACAGGTAAAAAGATGCATTGAACTTGGATTAAACTGCATGGAAATTGATCCAAAGAACAGACCAACTGCGGGATCAATACTTGCTAAACTGGAAG AAATAAATGATGAAGCTAGAATACCTGAAATCATGGAGAAGAAGCTGCAACCAATAAGTGCATTCCCAAGAGAACCAAAACTGCAATTTGTAGAAGGTATCACAGGGAACTTCTCCAATGAACGAGAAATTGGAAGAGGTTCTTTTGGGGTAGTTTATAAG CAGGGAGTGCTCCAAAGTGGAGAAGTTGCTGCAGTAAAGAGGCTTTTGGTAGTTTCACAAATTAATCAGGATAAACAATTTGAGAATGAAGTACGCAGTCTGATCGATGTCAACCATACTAACATAGTGCAGTTAATTGGGTATTGTTATGAAATACAGCGGAAACTGAAGCAATCCAATGGAAAATATGTTTTTACAGACACACGAGAAATGATACTCTGCTATGAGTATTTGCCTAGAGGAAGCCTCGACAAGTATCTTTATG GTGAATCTGATGAACTTAATTGGAACATGAGCTTCAAAATAATACTGGGGATTTGTCGGGGTTTACGGTTCTTACATGGACTGCAAAGGCCCATAATTCATATGGATCTCAAACCTAGCAACATATTGTTGGATGATAATTTAATGCCAAAAATTGCCGATTTTGGTTTATCTAGGCTCTTTGGTGAAGAGCAAACTCATGCAATCACTTCAAATGTTTTGGGATCAAG AGGATACATGGCTCCGGAGTATTATTACAGAGGTGAAGTGTCAACTAAATCAGACATTTTCAGTCTGGGTATTCTAATAATCGAGATAGTAACTGGGCTAAAAATCGATTCTAACACTGAAGACATCTCATCTAACAACCTTATCGACAAT GTACGTAAAAATTGGACAAAAATGCCACAGATAGCATCCAAGTACCCAGGCTTAGAAGCAATCTGCCTCCAACAAGTTAAAAGATGCATCGATGTTGGGTTAACTTGTGTGAGCTC
- the LOC120665761 gene encoding probable serine/threonine-protein kinase CST isoform X1, with protein sequence MQNSQLSSAFPREPTLEFLKHITEDFSSEREVGRGGFGVVYKGILQSGQQVTVKKLVRTTGIHDRRFQNEVGNLLMLEHKNIVKLLGSCYHAEKKLVEVNGRFVFSDVPEKFLCYEYLSNGSLDNYIYGESSRLDWPMRFKIIIGICSGLHFLHEERREAIVHLNLRPSNILLDDNMVPKIVDFGLSRLFGEEQTRILTQNVVGWIGYIAPEYNYRGEVSVKSDIYSLGVLILEIVTGLEKDLNAEDISSRLFIDNVFENWTNKSHIESKYPTLEEKYLQQVKRCIELGLNCMEIDPKNRPTAGSILAKLEEINDEARIPEIMEKKLQPISAFPREPKLQFVEGITGNFSNEREIGRGSFGVVYKQGVLQSGEVAAVKRLLVVSQINQDKQFENEVRSLIDVNHTNIVQLIGYCYEIQRKLKQSNGKYVFTDTREMILCYEYLPRGSLDKYLYGESDELNWNMSFKIILGICRGLRFLHGLQRPIIHMDLKPSNILLDDNLMPKIADFGLSRLFGEEQTHAITSNVLGSRGYMAPEYYYRGEVSTKSDIFSLGILIIEIVTGLKIDSNTEDISSNNLIDNVRKNWTKMPQIASKYPGLEAICLQQVKRCIDVGLTCVSSNPKERPSVQVIIDRLSGGSSYPSNS encoded by the exons ATGCAGAACTCACAACTTTCAAGTGCATTTCCAAGGGAACCAACACTAGAATTTCTAAAACACATCACAGAAGACTTCTCAAGTGAACGAGAGGTCGGGCGTGGTGGATTCGGTGTGGTTTACAAG GGCATACTTCAAAGTGGACAACAGGTTACTGTGAAGAAGCTTGTGCGAACAACAGGAATTCATGACAGACGGTTTCAGAATGAGGTTGGCAATCTCCTGATGCTGGAGCACAAAAATATCGTCAAGCTACTTGGTTCTTGCTACCACGCAGAAAAGAAATTGGTGGAGGTAAATGGCAGATTTGTTTTCTCAGATGTCCCGGAAAAGTTTCTCTGCTATGAGTATCTCTCTAATGGCAGCCTTGACAACTACATCTATG GTGAATCCTCCCGACTTGattggcccatgcgcttcaaaATAATAATAGGGATATGCAGTGGCTTACATTTTCTACATGAGGAGCGACGTGAGGCCATCGTACACTTAAACCTCAGGCCGAGCAATATATTGTTGGATGATAATATGGTGCCCAAAATTGTAGATTTTGGCTTGTCCAGATTGTTCGGCGAAGAACAAACCAGGATTCTCACCCAAAACGTGGTGGGATGGAT AGGATACATAGCCCCAGAATATAACTACAGAGGCGAAGTCTCAGTGAAGTCAGACATATACAGTTTGGGTGTTCTTATTCTCGAGATAGTGACAGGATTGGAGAAGGACCTCAATGCTGAAGACATTTCTTCGAGGTTATTTATTGATAAT GTATTTGAAAATTGGACGAATAAGTCGCATATAGAATCAAAGTATCCAACACTGGAAGAAAAGTACCTGCAACAGGTAAAAAGATGCATTGAACTTGGATTAAACTGCATGGAAATTGATCCAAAGAACAGACCAACTGCGGGATCAATACTTGCTAAACTGGAAG AAATAAATGATGAAGCTAGAATACCTGAAATCATGGAGAAGAAGCTGCAACCAATAAGTGCATTCCCAAGAGAACCAAAACTGCAATTTGTAGAAGGTATCACAGGGAACTTCTCCAATGAACGAGAAATTGGAAGAGGTTCTTTTGGGGTAGTTTATAAG CAGGGAGTGCTCCAAAGTGGAGAAGTTGCTGCAGTAAAGAGGCTTTTGGTAGTTTCACAAATTAATCAGGATAAACAATTTGAGAATGAAGTACGCAGTCTGATCGATGTCAACCATACTAACATAGTGCAGTTAATTGGGTATTGTTATGAAATACAGCGGAAACTGAAGCAATCCAATGGAAAATATGTTTTTACAGACACACGAGAAATGATACTCTGCTATGAGTATTTGCCTAGAGGAAGCCTCGACAAGTATCTTTATG GTGAATCTGATGAACTTAATTGGAACATGAGCTTCAAAATAATACTGGGGATTTGTCGGGGTTTACGGTTCTTACATGGACTGCAAAGGCCCATAATTCATATGGATCTCAAACCTAGCAACATATTGTTGGATGATAATTTAATGCCAAAAATTGCCGATTTTGGTTTATCTAGGCTCTTTGGTGAAGAGCAAACTCATGCAATCACTTCAAATGTTTTGGGATCAAG AGGATACATGGCTCCGGAGTATTATTACAGAGGTGAAGTGTCAACTAAATCAGACATTTTCAGTCTGGGTATTCTAATAATCGAGATAGTAACTGGGCTAAAAATCGATTCTAACACTGAAGACATCTCATCTAACAACCTTATCGACAAT GTACGTAAAAATTGGACAAAAATGCCACAGATAGCATCCAAGTACCCAGGCTTAGAAGCAATCTGCCTCCAACAAGTTAAAAGATGCATCGATGTTGGGTTAACTTGTGTGAGCTC
- the LOC120665761 gene encoding cysteine-rich receptor-like protein kinase 17 isoform X4 gives MQNSQLSSAFPREPTLEFLKHITEDFSSEREVGRGGFGVVYKGILQSGQQVTVKKLVRTTGIHDRRFQNEVGNLLMLEHKNIVKLLGSCYHAEKKLVEVNGRFVFSDVPEKFLCYEYLSNGSLDNYIYGESSRLDWPMRFKIIIGICSGLHFLHEERHFGLSRLFGEEQTRILTQNVVGWIGYIAPEYNYRGEVSVKSDIYSLGVLILEIVTGLEKDLNAEDISSRLFIDNVFENWTNKSHIESKYPTLEEKYLQQVKRCIELGLNCMEIDPKNRPTAGSILAKLEEINDEARIPEIMEKKLQPISAFPREPKLQFVEGITGNFSNEREIGRGSFGVVYKGVLQSGEVAAVKRLLVVSQINQDKQFENEVRSLIDVNHTNIVQLIGYCYEIQRKLKQSNGKYVFTDTREMILCYEYLPRGSLDKYLYGESDELNWNMSFKIILGICRGLRFLHGLQRPIIHMDLKPSNILLDDNLMPKIADFGLSRLFGEEQTHAITSNVLGSRGYMAPEYYYRGEVSTKSDIFSLGILIIEIVTGLKIDSNTEDISSNNLIDNVRKNWTKMPQIASKYPGLEAICLQQVKRCIDVGLTCVSSNPKERPSVQVIIDRLSGGSSYPSNS, from the exons ATGCAGAACTCACAACTTTCAAGTGCATTTCCAAGGGAACCAACACTAGAATTTCTAAAACACATCACAGAAGACTTCTCAAGTGAACGAGAGGTCGGGCGTGGTGGATTCGGTGTGGTTTACAAG GGCATACTTCAAAGTGGACAACAGGTTACTGTGAAGAAGCTTGTGCGAACAACAGGAATTCATGACAGACGGTTTCAGAATGAGGTTGGCAATCTCCTGATGCTGGAGCACAAAAATATCGTCAAGCTACTTGGTTCTTGCTACCACGCAGAAAAGAAATTGGTGGAGGTAAATGGCAGATTTGTTTTCTCAGATGTCCCGGAAAAGTTTCTCTGCTATGAGTATCTCTCTAATGGCAGCCTTGACAACTACATCTATG GTGAATCCTCCCGACTTGattggcccatgcgcttcaaaATAATAATAGGGATATGCAGTGGCTTACATTTTCTACATGAGGAGCGAC ATTTTGGCTTGTCCAGATTGTTCGGCGAAGAACAAACCAGGATTCTCACCCAAAACGTGGTGGGATGGAT AGGATACATAGCCCCAGAATATAACTACAGAGGCGAAGTCTCAGTGAAGTCAGACATATACAGTTTGGGTGTTCTTATTCTCGAGATAGTGACAGGATTGGAGAAGGACCTCAATGCTGAAGACATTTCTTCGAGGTTATTTATTGATAAT GTATTTGAAAATTGGACGAATAAGTCGCATATAGAATCAAAGTATCCAACACTGGAAGAAAAGTACCTGCAACAGGTAAAAAGATGCATTGAACTTGGATTAAACTGCATGGAAATTGATCCAAAGAACAGACCAACTGCGGGATCAATACTTGCTAAACTGGAAG AAATAAATGATGAAGCTAGAATACCTGAAATCATGGAGAAGAAGCTGCAACCAATAAGTGCATTCCCAAGAGAACCAAAACTGCAATTTGTAGAAGGTATCACAGGGAACTTCTCCAATGAACGAGAAATTGGAAGAGGTTCTTTTGGGGTAGTTTATAAG GGAGTGCTCCAAAGTGGAGAAGTTGCTGCAGTAAAGAGGCTTTTGGTAGTTTCACAAATTAATCAGGATAAACAATTTGAGAATGAAGTACGCAGTCTGATCGATGTCAACCATACTAACATAGTGCAGTTAATTGGGTATTGTTATGAAATACAGCGGAAACTGAAGCAATCCAATGGAAAATATGTTTTTACAGACACACGAGAAATGATACTCTGCTATGAGTATTTGCCTAGAGGAAGCCTCGACAAGTATCTTTATG GTGAATCTGATGAACTTAATTGGAACATGAGCTTCAAAATAATACTGGGGATTTGTCGGGGTTTACGGTTCTTACATGGACTGCAAAGGCCCATAATTCATATGGATCTCAAACCTAGCAACATATTGTTGGATGATAATTTAATGCCAAAAATTGCCGATTTTGGTTTATCTAGGCTCTTTGGTGAAGAGCAAACTCATGCAATCACTTCAAATGTTTTGGGATCAAG AGGATACATGGCTCCGGAGTATTATTACAGAGGTGAAGTGTCAACTAAATCAGACATTTTCAGTCTGGGTATTCTAATAATCGAGATAGTAACTGGGCTAAAAATCGATTCTAACACTGAAGACATCTCATCTAACAACCTTATCGACAAT GTACGTAAAAATTGGACAAAAATGCCACAGATAGCATCCAAGTACCCAGGCTTAGAAGCAATCTGCCTCCAACAAGTTAAAAGATGCATCGATGTTGGGTTAACTTGTGTGAGCTC